In the Natrinema sp. CBA1119 genome, TTCAAATAGGGGGCGATGATAGTTGATCGAGTCACATGGATCCTCGCGATCGACGAGCTATCGAACTGAATCCAACTTTGGGCCGAGTACAGGCTTCGTATTCGAATGTTGTTTATTGTCGGGTTCCCTTCGGCGAGATATGGACGAGCGAAATATCCGCATTCTGCAGGCCGTTGCAGATCTGGGGACCGGCAGTCCGGACGAAATCTCCGAGTACACCGATATTCCGAAGTCGACCGTCCACTATCGACTGACGAAGCTCAAAGAAGACGGGATCGTAACAGACGACCTGTTCGATGTCGATCTCGAGAAACTGGGCCTCGAGATTACGGTTATCTCGGAAGTCATCGCGGAATATGAGGAGCAGTATCACGACGAAGTCGGGGAGAAACTCGCCGCCGTCGAGGGGGTCAATCAGGTGTACTTCACGATGGGGGATACGGATTTCGTCGTTATCGCACACCTCTCGGATCGCAAGATGGTTCAGCGGCTCATCAGCGACTACGAGATGATCGATGAGATCGTCCGAACGAGTTCGCAGTTCGTCGTCGAAACCGTCAAAGACGAACCCCATCCACTGAACGACTTCGAATTAGAGACGTTGGTAGCGGCCACAACGGACTCCGACTGATCGATCGAGGGGCTACTCGAGTTTCTCCGTCTCCAGGTCCGCCACGTCGACCGCCGAGTCGGTCGACGAGACGCTGTACAGGACGACGCCCAGGAGCGCCCAGCAGAGAACGATCAGCCACTCGTAGGGCCACAGGAGCGCCGACGGGCCCCCGGGCAAGTAGAGACCGATGAAGCCGAGCGTCAAGACGAGTGCGGCGGCGCCGAACGCGTAGCCGAACGGGAGTTTGAGCGGTCGATCCAGGTCGGGTTCGTTGCGCCGAAGCACGAAGAAGGAAACGACGACGAAGAACCACGCGACGACGAGCCCGAGCCCGCTCGCGTTGACGATCCAGACCAGCATCTGCTCGCCGAACAGCGGAGCGAAGATAGAGAGGCCACCGATGAGGACGACGGCCGTCGACGGCGTGTTGTATTCGGGGTGAATCGTGCTGATTTGCTTCGGAATCATCCCGGAGTCTGCGAGTGCGAAGACCGCGCGACTGGCACCGAGCAAGAACGAGTTCCAACTCGTAAGGACGCCCGCAATTCCCGCCAGGGCCATAATGCGGCCGATAAATTGGCTGTCGAAGATCGTTTCCATCGCCGCGGCGGCGGGCAGCGGGCTCTCGACGAGTGCGGAGCCGGGCATCGCCTGTCCGGACGCCCAGATGACGCCGATATAAAATAGGGCGGCCAGCGTGACGGAGGCCGGGATGAGAAGACCGATGAGACGGGGCGGTACGTCCGCCTCCTCCGCGGATTGGGGAATGACGTCGAATCCGACGAACATGAACGGCGTCATGATCGCGACCGTGGCTACCCCCGTCGCACCGACATCGGACAGCGGCGGATTCGCCTGCGATTGACCGTTCAGGACGGCCCCGACGGCGAGCATGATTCCGGCCAGCGCGATAACGAGCGTCAGTATCGTCTGGAACTGCGCCGCGGGTTTCACGCCGCGATAGTTAAGCGCCGTCATCACGATCGCACCGATACCACCGACCAGGATCCAGGACGCGTACACCGGTTCTCCGGCCACCGACCAGAGCTCGAGGACGTTAAATCCCGGGACGATGTACGCCATCGCGGACGGCAGTGCGATGACTTCGAACACGACAACGCCGACGTACCCGAGAACGAGCGACCACGTACACACGAACGATCCGACCGGGCCGAGCGCCCGAAGGCTGTACACGTGCTCTCCGCCGACGAACGGTAACGCCGAGGCGAGTTCGCCGTAAATCAGGCCGACGATACAGACCATGATCGCCCCGACGACGAACCCAAGAACCGAGCCGGCCACGCCGGCTTCGTCGATCCAGAACCCCGTCTGGATGATCCATCCCCAGCCGATCATTGCACCGAACGCGAGCACGAAGAGGTCCTTTTTCGTCAGGATCCGCTCAAATTTTCTGGTATCTTCTCCCATACCACATGCTGCTATATAGTGGGTGTTAAACTTAACTAAGTCCCAATCTTCCGGACGATGTACACTTTATCTCGATTTCACTGAACTATATCCAATCCCCGTCGTGGTCGCTGATTCGGAACGACACAGCTGCGCAACTGCGATGACGCCGAGCGAGAACCGCTCCGAACGAACGAATCCACGATCACCCAGTAGCAGGTGCTTTATGCACGGTACAGGGATCCAAACGACTGCCTACCAGAGGTAGCGACCAGCTACCTCGGGAGTACGCTGCTCATATATAGAACGGGGAACCCGGTACCCCAGTTCGATGACCACTACCGCTGGACGACAGTCGTCGCTGCAGAACAGTCACAAAATCGATGACTCGGCAATCGAACTCGGTGACGGGGTATAAGCATGTCCGGACTATGGGGGTCTCGAGGCTCGATCCCAGGCGGGCGACGCGGACTTCTCGCTCTCGGCCTCGGACTGGTCGTGATCGCCAGTCTCGTCGCAACGGGTGCAGCGGGCACGGGCGCCATCACCCAGGATTCGAACGGGAACGTCTCCGAGGAAGCGTACGTCGAGCCCGCGCCGGAGCCGGGCGATCCCTACTTCGAGGCGGCGGCGAGCGACGGGAGCTGGGTCAGTTACGAGAACCCGCGCGACGAGTACCGTAGTCCGTACCTCGGGGACGGCTCCGGGAAGGTCTGCGTTACGCTGGTCAACGAAAACGGTGACCCGGTGGTCGGCGAGTCGGTACCGAACACGTCCGTGACGATTCCGACGAACGACGTGACGAGCTGGCACTCCGACGCCGATCCGATGACCGTCGACTTCCCCATGACGGACAACTACGAGCGGCCGCTCGACGCCGATCAGTTCGGAACGAGCCCGGACGTCGCGCAGGGCGACGGCTACATGGACTCTCACTGCATCGAGCTGCACGGCCTCCCGGAGGACGCGACCGTCGAATACGGCGAAGCGCAGATCACCGGCGAACACGCCGATAGGATCGACGTGGCCGGCTACATCCAGCAGGTTCCCGAAGGGGACGGCTGGGACACGGACATCGACCCGGTCGCGGCCGCGGAACCGTACGCGGACGCCGGCGGCGGCTGGACCTACGAAACCGATGCCTCACACGGACAGGTCGTCGTCGTCCTGCAACTCGACGCACCGGCCGACGAACGGCTCGAGCCCGGCGGGTCGAACAGCACCGATCCGCCGAAAAACGACTCGAATAACTCCCAACAGAGAGCCAACACGCAGTCCGACGGGGACGGAGGAGGCGACGAGATGCCCGGATTCGGCGCGCTCGCGGCCGTCGTCGCGCTGTCGGTCGCCGCCCTCGCTCGACATCGAGGGTAAGGGTGTATCGGCAACACATCCGAATCAATTGGGTTCGATCCCGACACGTTCACCGCGAAGAGAGACAGCGGACAGCCCTCCCTCTCAATGACAGAAACGATGGTTCAGAGAAAGACAGGGAACGGCTACGGGTGTAGCCGGGAACCATGGAGTTCCTCGCACGTCGTGACGGGGTGACCAAACCGAGCGGGATGACCCGCTGACAGACTGTCGTACCCCCGTCTATCAGATTGTTCGCCGCAATTAGTATAATACTGCTGGCCAACGACGCCGGGAAGCGACGAAAACGAACCGATAGACCGGCTTAGCCGTGATATTTGTGTTGGTATACCATGACAGGGAAAAGGCTCCTATCGACGAGCTGTCACCGATGGAATGAGTTGATACACGACTGCGTCGGACGGGAAGCGAACCAATGGGGCTTTGATGATCGGCACGAGATACACGACAAATGACGAACACAAGCGAGTCGGACGAAGACGCCCCGCGCGTCCCGGTCGTCTGTCCTGACTGCGAAACGACCTCCCGCGTCCCCCTGTCGGAGCTCGCCGATGCCATCGACCGACACAACGAGCAGCTCCACGACGGAGACGATGTCGCCGCAGTCGATCCCGACATCGCCGATCAGATCGCGAATCTGGCCGCGACCGATCTCGGACTCCTCGAGGACGACTGACCACGGATTCCTCCGACTCGAGTGGGGTCGAACGGGCGAGAGAAGCCGTCACTCGCCCACCTCGAGTGTCTCGAATCGGCCTCGCGTCTCACGCCGGCTGTCGCCGAGGAATCATCGATCAGAGAGACGATATAAAACCCCGATACGAACGCGCAAAATTACGCCGAGATCCGGCTTGTGTGGTTATATATCGCCAGTTCTTACCGTTATTTCAGTGAGAAGGTTTATACGGTCATACTCGACTCTGTCCACCATATGGAACCCGAGAACGCAACTGGAAATCGTGACGACAGCCGTGTTACCGTGGAACTGACGGACCGTGGCAGTACACCGATCCAGACCGAGACGCCGGCGACAGCGACCATCGCGGCGACGAGATCGACGTCGAATGCGACCGACGCAAACGGTGACCGGCCGAACGTGCTGACGATCATCGGGCAGGGGACGCCCTCGAGTTTCGAACTCACCGTCGACGGCGCGATCGAGCTGGCCGACGAGGAACGGGAAGCGAACGTGACCGTCCTCTCGGGCACTACCGTCGAAGGGACGATCGAGAGCGGAACGGTGACGTTCCGATTCACCGGCGACTTGACTGACGTCACGTTCGTCGATCGCGGAATCACGGGGCACGAACCAGCCACGATTCCGAACGTACACGTCGATTACGCTGTCCCGGAGCAGTAATGACCAGCGGCGAGGCCGGCCGCCCACGTTCGCCCCTCTCACTCGACGGGGCCGAGTCGTTCACGGGTGTTCCGTCCCGGTAACGAAGCCGCCGATCCGTGACGGGCCTCGAGCGATTGGGAAACACATTCCTCCGCGGAGGGAGTCTTGCAATTCATGGACGATTCGACGACGGACGATCCGGCGGAGTCATCGGACGCTGCCGACGGCCCCGAGACTGGTACCGACGACTCCGAAACCAGTGCCGACGCGTCCGTGAGCGAAACGGAAACGGAAACGGAAGCGGAAACGGACGCCGAGTGGATGGAACCCGCGGATAAACCGATCCTCGAGTTCCTCCAGTCCGAAGACGCCTTCGAGCCGAACCAGATCGACGACGAGGGGATCGCCCCGGCGAAATACGCGGCCTATCGATGCCGCGAGATGACCAAGCGCGGCCTCCTGACGAAACACATGCCCGGCGTCTACGAGGTGTCCGAACTGGGCGAACGGTATCTCGAGGGGACGCTCGATCCGAGCGAGCTCGAGGCCGACAAGTAGGAGTTGGACCGACACGCCCGTCCCGAATCCGTTCTCGGTCGTGTTTTCCCGCCGCTCGCCGTGGCTACGAAACTGATGCTGGTGGGCGACGTTCGGTGCCGTCGTCGGGGTCGGCGTTCGCGCTCGAGCGCAACGCGGCCGGATCGACCTCGCCGAGCAGCGCGTCGATCACGTCCGTCGCCGCGGGCGCGTACAGCGGCCGGTTGTCGTTGCCACAGCGATCGTCCATGAGACAGGCGGGACAGCCCTCGTCGCGCCCGCACGGGCAGTCAGCCATCAGGTTTCGCGCCCGGCGGGCGACCGCCTCGTACTCCTCGTAGATGCGCCGGGAAAAGCCCAAGCCGCCCTCGACCCCGTCGTAGATGAACCAGCCGCTCGCGTCGGTCCCATCGGGGAGACGATTGGTCGCGAGCCCGCCGAGATCCGCAGCGTCTACGGTCAACTCGAGTGGGGCGACGGCGATCATCGCGTGCTCGATGGCGTGGATGCCGCCGAGGTAGCCGTGGAGTCGCGGCGGCAGCTCCTCGCACTCGTCGTTGTGATAGTCGCTGTGAGCCGCCGTCACCGCCCGTTCGACGTCGTCGGGCACTTCGGCCCAGCACAGTTGCGTTCGCATCTCGAGCGGTGGGACGCCGGTCTCGAGCCCCACCGCGAGAACGTCGCCGGTCCCGATCTCCCGTTTCGTGTAGATATCGTGGTGGACCGTGACGGTGCCGTACCCCCAGTTGAGCCGGAAGGGCCCGACGTCGCGGGACTCGCGGACCTCGGTGTCGTAGATCGTCGTCCGGCGCTGGGACTGGGTGTAGTAGTCCACATCGACCGGCTCGAGCGTGACGGATGGCTGGGGTCGATCCTCCCGCAGTTCGACGACCTCGTACTGGTCGCCCCGATACAGCACCGTCGCGCCCTCGTGGTAGTCCCGATACGCGCGCGCTTTGCCGATGGCCTGGTGGTCGAACGTCTCCTCGCCGGCCAGCCGGACCTCGAAGGCGTTTCCGCCGGAGGCGTACAGATTGATCTCGCTCTGCGGTCGGTCGCGGTGGGCGTACGTAACGCCGCCCGCGAGCGATCCCTCGAAATTCCCCGTCCGTCGGCCGTACTCGACGGCTCGTTCCAGTCGCTCGATCCCGCCGAAGCGGTCCGCGTCCTCGCGGCGCAACGGCAGTTCCTGGGCGGCACAGCGCAGATGCTGGAGGTAGACCGGGTTGTTCCCGAGGTCGACGACCGCGCTCTCGGGTTCCTCCTCGAGGAGGTACTCCGGATGGCGCAGGATGTACTGGTCCAGCGTCGCGTGGCTGGGGACGAACACGGAGAGCGCCTCGCGCTCGTCGCGTCCCGAGCGGCCGAGGCGCTGCCAGAACGACTGTCGGGAGCCGGGATACCCCATGAGGATCGTGCCGTCGATCCCGCCGACGTCGATGCCGACCTCGAGTGCGCTGGTCGTCGCGACGCCGTCGAGCTCCCCGCTTTTGAGTCGGTTCTCGGTCCCCCGCCGGGACCGCTTTCCGTGACCCGCGTTGTACGCCGCGAGGTCGGCGGTGCCCCGGTAGGGCAAGGTGGGGTTCTCGAGGTACTCCCGCGCGCGCCCGACAGCCAATTCGGTCTGTTTGCGGGAGTCACAGAACAACAGCGAGGGGACGCCGTGATAGCAGCAGTGCGCCCAGACCTCGGGGGCCTCGACGGTTGCTGGACGTTTGCTCGGCGACCACTCAGTATCACTATCACCGCTCCCGTCTTCGTACCCGCTCCCACCGCCGTCCGTCGGCGGGTCCCAGAACGCGAGGTGGCGGCGACCGCTGGGCGAGCCGTCCTCGTCGATCACCGTCGCCGGCTCCCCGGTCAGCGCGCGGGCGTGTTCGGCCGGGTTGCCGATCGTCGCGGTCGTCAGCACGTACTGCGGGTCGCCGCCGTACCAGTCGATCAGCCGTCGGGTCCGCCGGAGGATCCAGGCGGCGTGCATCCCGCTGATTCCCGTCCACGAGTGCGCCTCGTCGATCACGATCAGTTCGCACTCCGCGTGGAACCCGGCCCAGCGGTGGTGTCCCTCGAGGTACTGGTTCAGTCCGGCAAAATTCGTGATGACGACGTTCGCCTCCTCGCGGATGCGGGCCTTCGCCTCGCGGTTCGTGTCGCCGTCGTAGACGCCGACGGTGACGTCCAGCCCGAGCGAATCGAAGAGATCGTTGAGCTCCCGCTCCTGGTCGCGGCTGAGCGCCTTCGTCGGATAGACGAGCAACGCGCGCACGTTCGGATTCTCCCGGAAGCGTCGCGCGACGTGTAATCCGTAGACGTAGGTCTTCCCGGAGGACGTCGAGGTCGCGACGCAGACGTTCTCGCCGTCGGCCAGCGCCTCGAGCGCCGCGGCCTGGTGGCTCCAGGGATCGACCTCGAGCGTCGCCGCGAGGTCTGCGGGCAACACCTCGCGGGCCGGGACGTGACTGGCCGGCTCGGCCGGCAACGTGAACCGTTCGTGAAGCTGTCCGTGGTAGCGACGCGACGGAAAGGTGTCCCGTAGCTCCGCGCCGGTCAGCGCGAGGCCGTCCGCTCCGGTACTGTCCTGCCCGTCGGTCAGATCGTCTATGTCGTCGGTTGGCATAGTTAAAAGTCGGCGAGGCCGGTCTGCGTCGAGTCGTCGGCCGATCGTCCACGTCCCGTTTCTGTCTGCGTTTCGCCCGTCTCGAGCGGGGCCGCCGCGATCGCCTCGGCGACCGCGGCCAGTTCCCGGACGTCCGCCTCGCAGTACTCTCGGGCGGCCGCCCAGTCGATAGCGGTTCCAGTCGAGGCCGCCGTCGCGGCCGCGCGGTCCTCGGAGCCGGCACCCGAGGGCCGTTCGCTCTCGAGCAGCCGTCGAATCCGCTCCGCGAGGCTCTTCCCGTCGAGGGCTGCCGCGGCTCCCGACCGGTCACAGCCCAGCGCCTCGGCCACGTCCTCGAGTCGGTTCGTTCGGCCGGGCAACACGGCGTGTTCGCGTCGCACCGCCCAGTCGTAGAGATCGTACGTGAAAACGTCTTCCCGCCAGTAGTCGCGGAACTCGGGCACGTCGCGGGCGATGAACCGCTCGAGGTGTTTGTAGTCGAACGCGTGGCCGTTCCACGCGACGAGCGACGGCGCGTCGTACTCGGCGGCCAGCCACGAGACGAACTCGCGGGTCGTCGCGCCCGGCTCGTCGCGGGACGGATCGGTGTCGACGAAGTCCACGTACGCGTCGCGTTGGGGATCGTAGACCCCGATCAACCAGATGATCGTCGGCTGTAGCCCGTCGGTTTCGATGTCGACGAACAGCGGCGTCGCGGTCTCGGCCGCCGGCGGGACCGGCTCGTCGGTGCGGCGCACGACACGTGACTCCGCGAGCGAGCGCGCGCTGTGGCGGATCGCTCGAGCCGTCGACGCGCCGATCCCGTCGATCGAGCGGAGGTCCGCCTCGGTGGTCTCGGCGACGGCCGCGCGCGTCTCGTACCCGTTCGTTCGGAGCCGATCGGCGGTCGTGGGCCCGACGTTGGCAAGCGCTCGCAGCCCGAACCGGTCGGCCGGGGCCGACGAGACGGCCACCGAACCGCGTCGGTCGCAGGTGAGACAGGCGATCTCGGCCGCGCCGGAGCGACGCAGCGGGGCGACTCCCCGAACCGGTATCTCGACTTGCTCCCCGTCGACGGTCGGCTCCCAGACGTGATCGTAACTCGCCTCGAGTGCCCCGGTCAGCACGGTCGCCGTCCCGCTCGCTCGCGATTGGTAGCGGGCGAGCGGCTCGCGGCCGGCGAGGGTCGCCTCCAGCATGACGGCGTCGGTCGTCGGCTCGATATCGTCGCAGACGACGTAGTCTGCGACCGGCGTCCCGTCGTCTTCGGGACGGTCCTCGAGCAGCGACGCCGACCCCGCGAAGACGAACGTGATACCGGCGACCGTCTCCGTCCGAACGTCGGCGGGGCCGCCGGCGGAGACGACCGGCCCGTCAAACGCGCGATGGAGGCGGCTGACGACGCGGACGTCCGACGACTCGCGAACGACGTAGACGAGGTCCGGATCGAAGTACTCGAGCGCGTCACGCAGCGCTGTGTCGTCCAGATCGGCGACGGCGTCACAGCGCAGCGCCAGCAGGTCGGCACCGTCCTCGTCGGACATAGAAGGGGAATACGAGCGAGCGATGATAAGCGTTCGCGGACGTAGCACACCAGCACTTTTTATACTGTCTGGTAGTAAAATAACTCAATATGAGAAGTATGGGAGAAAAAACGAACCGAATCAGAATTATTGTGAGCGCAGTAGTACTTTCCGTCGTCGGGTACGTAACCTTCCCGCTGGGTGACGTGTGGCGGTGGATTTCACTGCTTCCCACAAGGGGAGACATTGGAGTCTTTGCGGTAATCACGATCGTGATTGGACTGATCGGTTTCGGGATAACGACAGCAAGTAGTATTCGTCTTTCCGAATTCGCTATCGGTGGCGTTCTCGCCTATGTTTTCGGGATGGTAGTACTGAGTTTCGTTATCCCAGAAATGTTGATGGCATATTTTGTATACGGATTTGTACTCGTTTGCGCTCTCCTTGGGTCTGTTATTGCGACAGTAATCGGGAACTGGTCGACGTCGCCATAGTGGGTCTGCGCCCGGTTGAGGAACTCCGGCACGACCAGTGATTAGTGTATACATGACACGGTTCACTGGCGAAGCATACGATTGTTTCGGCGCGCTGCAGTGAC is a window encoding:
- a CDS encoding DEAD/DEAH box helicase is translated as MPTDDIDDLTDGQDSTGADGLALTGAELRDTFPSRRYHGQLHERFTLPAEPASHVPAREVLPADLAATLEVDPWSHQAAALEALADGENVCVATSTSSGKTYVYGLHVARRFRENPNVRALLVYPTKALSRDQERELNDLFDSLGLDVTVGVYDGDTNREAKARIREEANVVITNFAGLNQYLEGHHRWAGFHAECELIVIDEAHSWTGISGMHAAWILRRTRRLIDWYGGDPQYVLTTATIGNPAEHARALTGEPATVIDEDGSPSGRRHLAFWDPPTDGGGSGYEDGSGDSDTEWSPSKRPATVEAPEVWAHCCYHGVPSLLFCDSRKQTELAVGRAREYLENPTLPYRGTADLAAYNAGHGKRSRRGTENRLKSGELDGVATTSALEVGIDVGGIDGTILMGYPGSRQSFWQRLGRSGRDEREALSVFVPSHATLDQYILRHPEYLLEEEPESAVVDLGNNPVYLQHLRCAAQELPLRREDADRFGGIERLERAVEYGRRTGNFEGSLAGGVTYAHRDRPQSEINLYASGGNAFEVRLAGEETFDHQAIGKARAYRDYHEGATVLYRGDQYEVVELREDRPQPSVTLEPVDVDYYTQSQRRTTIYDTEVRESRDVGPFRLNWGYGTVTVHHDIYTKREIGTGDVLAVGLETGVPPLEMRTQLCWAEVPDDVERAVTAAHSDYHNDECEELPPRLHGYLGGIHAIEHAMIAVAPLELTVDAADLGGLATNRLPDGTDASGWFIYDGVEGGLGFSRRIYEEYEAVARRARNLMADCPCGRDEGCPACLMDDRCGNDNRPLYAPAATDVIDALLGEVDPAALRSSANADPDDGTERRPPASVS
- a CDS encoding PGF-CTERM sorting domain-containing protein; the encoded protein is MSGLWGSRGSIPGGRRGLLALGLGLVVIASLVATGAAGTGAITQDSNGNVSEEAYVEPAPEPGDPYFEAAASDGSWVSYENPRDEYRSPYLGDGSGKVCVTLVNENGDPVVGESVPNTSVTIPTNDVTSWHSDADPMTVDFPMTDNYERPLDADQFGTSPDVAQGDGYMDSHCIELHGLPEDATVEYGEAQITGEHADRIDVAGYIQQVPEGDGWDTDIDPVAAAEPYADAGGGWTYETDASHGQVVVVLQLDAPADERLEPGGSNSTDPPKNDSNNSQQRANTQSDGDGGGDEMPGFGALAAVVALSVAALARHRG
- a CDS encoding APC family permease → MGEDTRKFERILTKKDLFVLAFGAMIGWGWIIQTGFWIDEAGVAGSVLGFVVGAIMVCIVGLIYGELASALPFVGGEHVYSLRALGPVGSFVCTWSLVLGYVGVVVFEVIALPSAMAYIVPGFNVLELWSVAGEPVYASWILVGGIGAIVMTALNYRGVKPAAQFQTILTLVIALAGIMLAVGAVLNGQSQANPPLSDVGATGVATVAIMTPFMFVGFDVIPQSAEEADVPPRLIGLLIPASVTLAALFYIGVIWASGQAMPGSALVESPLPAAAAMETIFDSQFIGRIMALAGIAGVLTSWNSFLLGASRAVFALADSGMIPKQISTIHPEYNTPSTAVVLIGGLSIFAPLFGEQMLVWIVNASGLGLVVAWFFVVVSFFVLRRNEPDLDRPLKLPFGYAFGAAALVLTLGFIGLYLPGGPSALLWPYEWLIVLCWALLGVVLYSVSSTDSAVDVADLETEKLE
- a CDS encoding ribonuclease H-like domain-containing protein, with protein sequence MSDEDGADLLALRCDAVADLDDTALRDALEYFDPDLVYVVRESSDVRVVSRLHRAFDGPVVSAGGPADVRTETVAGITFVFAGSASLLEDRPEDDGTPVADYVVCDDIEPTTDAVMLEATLAGREPLARYQSRASGTATVLTGALEASYDHVWEPTVDGEQVEIPVRGVAPLRRSGAAEIACLTCDRRGSVAVSSAPADRFGLRALANVGPTTADRLRTNGYETRAAVAETTEADLRSIDGIGASTARAIRHSARSLAESRVVRRTDEPVPPAAETATPLFVDIETDGLQPTIIWLIGVYDPQRDAYVDFVDTDPSRDEPGATTREFVSWLAAEYDAPSLVAWNGHAFDYKHLERFIARDVPEFRDYWREDVFTYDLYDWAVRREHAVLPGRTNRLEDVAEALGCDRSGAAAALDGKSLAERIRRLLESERPSGAGSEDRAAATAASTGTAIDWAAAREYCEADVRELAAVAEAIAAAPLETGETQTETGRGRSADDSTQTGLADF
- a CDS encoding Lrp/AsnC family transcriptional regulator produces the protein MDERNIRILQAVADLGTGSPDEISEYTDIPKSTVHYRLTKLKEDGIVTDDLFDVDLEKLGLEITVISEVIAEYEEQYHDEVGEKLAAVEGVNQVYFTMGDTDFVVIAHLSDRKMVQRLISDYEMIDEIVRTSSQFVVETVKDEPHPLNDFELETLVAATTDSD